From the Leptolyngbya sp. O-77 genome, one window contains:
- a CDS encoding phosphatase PAP2 family protein, whose product MVEEVEEVKEALIQEEITVVPSPVSSLWILGVGLPLAGFGLLGFGVWKLGNFPWDEPILQAVHAASTPALDRIAQGMTRLGSPWILPPLAGLMAIALVPLQRWRSILYGVLSLAGSTLINIGLKDLWKRDRPFLWESGAPRPHDFSFPSGHAMTSVAIGVVLLILLGSSRWRPWATLFGVLFVLAIGWTRLYLGVHYPSDILGGWLVAIAWTVGLSLLIQPQREKIQPQDEK is encoded by the coding sequence ATGGTCGAGGAAGTCGAGGAAGTCAAAGAGGCGTTAATCCAGGAAGAAATCACCGTAGTCCCGTCTCCCGTAAGCAGCCTGTGGATTTTGGGCGTGGGGCTGCCGCTGGCGGGCTTTGGGCTGCTGGGCTTTGGCGTTTGGAAATTGGGCAATTTTCCCTGGGATGAGCCGATTTTGCAGGCCGTTCATGCAGCTAGCACGCCTGCGCTCGACCGGATCGCCCAGGGGATGACGCGGTTGGGGTCGCCCTGGATCTTGCCGCCGCTGGCGGGGCTGATGGCCATCGCCCTAGTTCCGCTGCAACGCTGGCGATCGATCCTTTACGGGGTGCTGTCCCTGGCTGGCAGCACCCTGATCAACATTGGACTCAAGGACTTGTGGAAGCGCGATCGCCCCTTTTTGTGGGAGTCTGGCGCACCCCGTCCGCATGATTTCTCGTTTCCCAGCGGCCACGCCATGACGAGCGTTGCCATCGGGGTCGTGCTGCTGATTTTGCTGGGGTCGTCGCGCTGGCGGCCGTGGGCCACGCTGTTCGGGGTGCTGTTTGTCTTAGCAATCGGCTGGACGCGGCTCTATCTGGGCGTGCATTATCCCAGCGATATTCTGGGGGGCTGGCTGGTGGCGATCGCCTGGACGGTCGGGCTGTCCCTGTTGATCCAGCCGCAGCGCGAAAAAATCCAGCCGCAGGACGAAAAGTAG
- the nblR gene encoding response regulator transcription factor NblR has product MAQTPTPRVLLVEPDEVLAHSLSNDLRESGYETAIAHDYTTGIRQAAEFQPSLIVIDRMLGGESGLSLCQQLRASGARVPVVLLMARDMVDDRVACLEAGADDYFLKPYRSDDFLRLVQLYLKPDTAASEQLRFADLVLDLSTRCASRQDRVIDLTMKEFELLKYLMEHPREVLTREQILENVWGYDFMGESNVIEVYVRYLRLKIEDEGEKRLIQTVRGVGYVLREA; this is encoded by the coding sequence ATGGCTCAAACTCCTACTCCGCGCGTCTTGCTCGTCGAGCCAGATGAGGTTCTGGCCCACAGCCTGAGCAACGACCTGCGCGAATCGGGCTACGAAACGGCGATCGCCCACGACTACACCACTGGGATTCGCCAGGCCGCCGAATTTCAGCCCTCGCTGATTGTGATCGACCGGATGCTGGGCGGCGAGTCGGGGCTATCGCTCTGCCAGCAGCTACGGGCCAGCGGGGCGCGAGTTCCTGTGGTGCTGCTGATGGCGCGAGACATGGTAGACGACCGGGTGGCCTGCCTGGAGGCCGGAGCCGACGACTATTTTCTCAAGCCCTATCGCAGTGACGACTTTTTGCGACTGGTGCAGCTTTACCTGAAGCCCGATACCGCCGCCAGCGAACAACTGCGGTTTGCCGATCTGGTGTTAGATCTGTCAACCCGCTGCGCCTCGCGGCAAGATCGCGTCATCGACCTGACGATGAAGGAATTTGAGCTGTTGAAATACCTGATGGAGCATCCGCGAGAAGTGCTGACGCGGGAGCAGATTTTGGAAAATGTCTGGGGCTATGACTTCATGGGCGAGTCGAATGTGATCGAGGTCTACGTGCGCTATCTGCGGCTCAAGATCGAAGACGAAGGCGAAAAGCGCCTGATTCAGACGGTGCGCGGCGTTGGTTATGTTTTACGAGAAGCGTGA
- a CDS encoding DUF192 domain-containing protein, which produces MSDMNRWLKRGFRVICMTSAVGLSALLLGCSPSPSEVSMPEVPSGSGPQETATQPFRGQILPISAEVEIGDEQIQLEVARTPQEQAMGLMFRTDLPPDRGMLFPFEFARPVQFWMQNTLIPLDMVFLLDGEVKEIVASAPPCDRQPCPTYGPTSVRVNQVIELAGGRAAELGLQVGDRLDIRFLDTPRPTDSAP; this is translated from the coding sequence ATGAGTGATATGAATCGCTGGCTGAAGCGGGGATTTCGCGTGATCTGTATGACGAGCGCAGTGGGATTGAGCGCCCTGCTGCTGGGCTGTAGCCCTAGCCCATCGGAGGTGTCGATGCCAGAGGTGCCCTCCGGCAGTGGTCCACAGGAAACGGCAACCCAACCCTTTCGGGGGCAGATTTTGCCGATTTCGGCAGAGGTGGAAATTGGCGATGAGCAGATTCAGCTAGAGGTAGCCCGCACGCCCCAGGAACAGGCGATGGGGCTGATGTTTCGCACCGACCTGCCGCCCGATCGGGGAATGCTGTTTCCGTTTGAGTTTGCGCGGCCGGTGCAGTTTTGGATGCAGAATACGCTGATTCCGCTAGATATGGTGTTTTTGTTGGATGGCGAAGTGAAGGAAATCGTCGCCAGTGCGCCGCCCTGCGATCGCCAGCCTTGCCCCACCTACGGGCCGACAAGCGTGCGGGTGAACCAGGTGATTGAGCTGGCGGGAGGACGAGCAGCGGAGCTGGGCTTGCAAGTGGGCGATCGCCTCGATATCCGCTTTCTAGACACGCCGCGTCCGACCGATTCTGCCCCTTAG
- a CDS encoding 2OG-Fe(II) oxygenase, whose amino-acid sequence MPYFRQQQNVFSDDYLTELRGQIRACRYFAVNNLNRDFVGTKGFSVVFRGEGRSHVEAQFPYFKPYLDAALQPNCNAFYLNPLLLKGGSRVDPHIDRSLRSYCKTIEPPVCVSVLYLQVPEPLHGGELVLRNHRQQVGQIRPRVNTLVWFQGDLTHSINGMKTEGDRLSLVCEQYALEATELRDIPEFTIESRAKLVKQA is encoded by the coding sequence ATGCCATACTTCCGCCAGCAGCAAAACGTATTCTCCGACGACTATCTCACCGAGTTGCGGGGGCAGATTCGTGCCTGCCGCTATTTTGCCGTGAATAATCTGAACCGGGATTTTGTGGGCACGAAGGGGTTCTCGGTGGTGTTTCGCGGCGAAGGGCGATCGCACGTCGAAGCCCAGTTTCCCTATTTCAAACCCTATCTGGACGCAGCGCTCCAGCCCAACTGCAACGCCTTTTATCTGAACCCGCTGCTGCTCAAGGGCGGATCACGGGTCGATCCGCATATTGACCGATCGCTGCGGTCCTATTGCAAAACCATCGAGCCGCCCGTCTGCGTCAGCGTGCTATATTTGCAGGTGCCGGAGCCGCTGCACGGTGGGGAACTGGTGCTGCGAAACCACCGCCAGCAGGTGGGGCAAATTCGCCCACGAGTGAATACGCTGGTGTGGTTTCAGGGCGACCTGACGCACTCCATCAACGGCATGAAAACGGAGGGCGATCGCCTCAGCCTGGTCTGCGAACAGTATGCGCTGGAGGCGACCGAACTGCGCGATATTCCCGAATTCACCATCGAGTCGCGGGCAAAGCTGGTGAAGCAGGCTTAA
- a CDS encoding DUF1997 domain-containing protein, which produces MTSAFVDSASLSATEETLDTMEPTHFRGHYASCMEMLADAPTVVAYLDDHRTWFRRCAQPMDAAPLGDNGYALTIGRFGAFGYEVEPKIGLNLLPQDQRGFYRIETIDIPDYIAPGYEVDFQAALHMVQPADAATDNPAEPMLTRVEWELDLAVSIQFPRFIQALPKALVQTTGDRLLNQIVRQVSRRLTHKVQDDFHSSHGIPFSRKRKWS; this is translated from the coding sequence ATGACATCTGCCTTCGTGGACAGCGCCAGCCTGTCGGCGACCGAAGAAACGCTCGATACGATGGAACCGACTCATTTTCGCGGGCATTACGCAAGCTGCATGGAAATGCTGGCTGACGCGCCGACGGTTGTCGCTTACCTGGATGATCACCGCACCTGGTTTCGCCGCTGTGCCCAGCCGATGGATGCGGCTCCTCTAGGAGACAACGGCTATGCCCTGACGATTGGTCGTTTTGGCGCATTTGGCTATGAGGTGGAACCCAAAATCGGCCTGAACCTGCTGCCTCAGGATCAACGCGGCTTCTATCGAATTGAGACAATCGACATCCCGGACTACATTGCACCAGGCTATGAGGTGGATTTTCAGGCCGCGCTGCATATGGTTCAGCCCGCAGATGCAGCGACGGACAATCCTGCGGAACCCATGCTAACCCGCGTAGAGTGGGAGCTTGACCTAGCGGTTTCGATTCAGTTCCCTCGCTTTATCCAGGCGCTCCCCAAGGCGCTGGTGCAAACGACGGGCGATCGCCTGCTGAACCAGATTGTGCGCCAGGTTTCTCGCCGCCTTACCCACAAAGTGCAGGACGATTTTCACAGCAGCCACGGCATCCCCTTTAGCCGCAAGCGGAAGTGGAGCTAG
- a CDS encoding beta strand repeat-containing protein — MPLFSSFLKSSSIPSLGVGLCVGLWLCAGLPASAQVRGDTTLPTPTQVQRQGNEFEITGGTQRGGNLFHSFERFSPGDRTVTFRNVDTVERLITRVMGGSVSEINGILRLLQSNGQISSADFFLINPSGILFGENARLDVGGSVIFSTAERIRFADGTQFSARNPQASPLLTVSVPTGLQFGPVPAPIVNASFSEAANFSQALRRAGYFGTSRYAGLSVLPDRTIALIGGNLAFPGGEITAPGGRIELGSVAQAGTVGLVPVAQGWSVDYADVRAFGQINLTGFADISANGDRGGIIRLRASEIRLDEESYISADTLGSLAGGRITIRGDRLTLLNGSQIFANTRSSGPAGRIDLLATSQIQIVGAVVGSGGPESSGVFVRVQDGATGNGGRIVLTTGQLNLLDGGQISLDTIGNGQPGSLQILANEINIAGVALDGQGNPIAGDLAGDLSLPVPSTLSAAIFGSQSFQPTDAIPSQIEIQTRRLRVQDGATIQTSTFGVADAGNLNIWASERVEVQGLSPATPDTRAVPAGIFSQSGGTPRTPYVFAPGATGRGGDLSIATGELVVRDGAYIATGSFDANPNALGAGNLTLATRSTTLENQGNIVANTNSGVGGNLSLTAQDYLLLRRNSQISTSAGIAGQAGDGGNLTLRADFILSVLTENNDITANAFTGNGGAVNIFTRGITGILPQPQLTPQSDITATSERGNSGTITITTPPSTDPTQGVTELPAAPVDASRLIAQRCAASSAIATERSAFVVTGRGGLPPSPNQAIDLPSVRVSWAEAAPASSVNASIHAPTATQTALLDTANLDTANLDSSNRTVSFVPDDPNSRTSPLTLREPSDAALSVASRPLQEARGWQQTATGEVVLLANPPEAESFQGVQPLPSGCVAPG, encoded by the coding sequence ATGCCACTTTTTTCATCTTTCCTGAAATCGTCTTCTATCCCGTCGCTTGGCGTTGGGCTATGTGTTGGGCTGTGGCTCTGTGCGGGTCTGCCTGCCAGCGCTCAGGTGCGCGGCGACACCACGCTACCTACGCCAACCCAGGTACAGCGCCAGGGCAACGAGTTTGAGATTACAGGCGGCACGCAGCGGGGCGGCAACCTGTTCCACAGCTTTGAGCGGTTTTCGCCGGGCGATCGCACTGTCACGTTTCGCAATGTGGACACTGTAGAGCGATTGATCACTCGCGTCATGGGCGGTTCGGTTTCGGAAATCAACGGCATCCTCCGCCTGTTGCAGAGCAACGGGCAAATTAGCTCCGCCGATTTCTTCCTGATCAACCCCAGCGGCATTTTATTTGGAGAGAATGCTCGCCTGGACGTGGGCGGTTCCGTCATTTTCAGCACCGCCGAACGGATTCGCTTTGCCGATGGCACTCAGTTCAGTGCCCGCAATCCGCAAGCGTCGCCGCTGCTGACCGTCAGCGTTCCCACTGGGCTACAATTTGGCCCTGTGCCTGCGCCGATTGTGAATGCCTCCTTTAGCGAGGCGGCAAATTTTTCGCAGGCGCTACGTAGAGCGGGCTATTTCGGAACATCGAGATACGCTGGACTAAGCGTGTTGCCGGATCGGACGATCGCCCTGATCGGCGGCAATCTGGCGTTTCCAGGCGGCGAAATCACCGCACCGGGCGGGCGCATCGAGTTGGGCAGCGTGGCCCAGGCGGGCACGGTCGGACTGGTTCCCGTAGCACAGGGTTGGTCGGTGGATTACGCCGACGTGCGGGCGTTTGGGCAAATCAACCTGACGGGCTTTGCGGATATCAGCGCCAATGGCGATCGCGGTGGGATAATTCGCCTGCGGGCCAGCGAGATTCGACTGGATGAGGAATCCTACATCAGCGCCGACACGCTAGGCAGTTTGGCGGGCGGGCGCATCACGATTCGGGGCGATCGCCTCACCCTGCTCAACGGCTCCCAGATTTTTGCCAATACCCGGAGCAGCGGCCCGGCTGGACGCATTGACCTGCTGGCGACGAGTCAAATCCAAATCGTAGGGGCAGTGGTGGGCAGCGGCGGCCCGGAAAGCAGCGGTGTATTCGTGCGGGTGCAGGACGGCGCGACTGGCAACGGCGGGCGCATCGTGCTGACGACCGGGCAGCTTAACCTGCTGGACGGCGGGCAGATCAGCCTCGACACGATTGGCAACGGCCAGCCGGGAAGTTTGCAAATTCTGGCCAATGAGATCAACATTGCTGGCGTAGCGCTCGATGGGCAGGGCAATCCGATTGCGGGTGATCTTGCGGGTGATCTAAGTTTGCCGGTTCCCAGCACGCTGTCGGCAGCGATTTTTGGCTCCCAGTCGTTTCAGCCCACCGACGCAATTCCCAGCCAGATCGAGATTCAGACCCGGCGGCTGCGGGTGCAAGACGGCGCGACGATTCAGACCTCGACCTTTGGCGTTGCGGATGCAGGCAACCTGAACATTTGGGCGAGTGAGCGGGTCGAGGTGCAGGGACTCTCTCCGGCGACGCCGGATACGAGAGCCGTGCCCGCAGGCATCTTTAGCCAGTCGGGCGGCACACCGAGAACCCCCTACGTCTTTGCGCCGGGGGCGACCGGGCGGGGGGGCGACCTGTCCATCGCCACGGGGGAACTCGTAGTGCGAGACGGAGCCTACATCGCCACGGGCAGCTTTGATGCCAACCCAAATGCCCTGGGAGCGGGAAATCTGACCCTAGCGACTCGCTCCACAACGCTGGAAAACCAGGGCAATATCGTTGCCAATACCAACTCTGGCGTGGGCGGCAACCTGAGCCTGACAGCGCAAGACTATCTCCTGCTGCGGCGCAACAGCCAGATCAGCACGTCGGCGGGCATTGCAGGGCAAGCGGGCGATGGGGGCAACCTTACGCTGCGGGCAGATTTCATTCTGTCGGTGCTAACGGAAAACAACGACATTACGGCAAACGCCTTCACGGGCAATGGTGGCGCGGTCAATATTTTCACTAGGGGCATTACAGGCATTCTGCCGCAGCCGCAACTCACGCCCCAGAGCGATATTACAGCGACCTCTGAGCGGGGCAACAGCGGTACAATTACCATTACCACGCCGCCTAGCACCGATCCGACGCAGGGCGTAACCGAGTTGCCTGCTGCACCTGTGGATGCATCGCGGCTGATTGCCCAGCGGTGTGCGGCCAGTTCGGCGATCGCCACTGAGCGCAGCGCCTTTGTGGTCACCGGTCGCGGTGGTTTGCCCCCCAGCCCCAATCAGGCGATTGATCTCCCATCGGTTCGGGTTTCCTGGGCGGAGGCTGCGCCTGCCAGCAGCGTGAACGCATCCATTCATGCCCCTACCGCTACACAGACAGCGCTTCTAGACACGGCTAACCTGGACACGGCTAACCTGGACTCTTCCAATCGAACGGTTTCGTTCGTGCCGGATGACCCAAATTCCCGAACCTCGCCGCTGACCTTGCGAGAGCCATCGGATGCTGCCTTGTCGGTAGCGTCCAGACCCCTGCAAGAAGCGCGGGGCTGGCAGCAGACCGCCACGGGCGAGGTGGTGTTGCTGGCAAATCCGCCGGAAGCAGAAAGCTTTCAGGGGGTTCAGCCGTTGCCGTCGGGATGCGTTGCACCGGGCTAG
- the ureA gene encoding urease subunit gamma yields MQLTPQEKDKLLIFTAALLAERRKAKGLKLNYPESVAYISAAILEGAREGRTVADLMTYGTTLLSRSDVMDGIAEMLHEVQVEATFPDGTKLVTVHDPIR; encoded by the coding sequence ATGCAACTGACTCCCCAGGAAAAAGACAAACTCCTCATCTTTACTGCCGCCCTGCTGGCCGAGCGCCGCAAAGCCAAAGGTCTGAAGCTCAACTATCCCGAATCCGTTGCCTACATTTCCGCCGCAATCCTGGAAGGCGCACGGGAAGGGCGCACCGTCGCCGACCTGATGACCTACGGCACCACCCTCCTTAGCCGCAGCGATGTAATGGACGGCATCGCCGAAATGCTCCACGAAGTACAAGTCGAAGCCACCTTCCCCGACGGGACGAAGCTAGTGACCGTGCATGATCCGATTCGATAA
- the tilS gene encoding tRNA lysidine(34) synthetase TilS yields MAPSPWTPLHARLHRGIRQRQLFCRGDRLLVAVSGGQDSLCLAQLLLDLQPKWGWELAIAHCNHRWRPDAGANADYVRSLAESWGVPVYVETAADIPASEAAARAWRYEVLGAIARAHGYSRVATGHTMSDRAETLLYNLVRGSGADGLQSLSWLRDLCPSVALVRPLLDVRRVETAEFCQSRGLRVWEDSTNQDLRHPRNRIRQDILPALKAHLNPQAEAALAHTAELLRADVDYLESAAADLLHRALPPAALPDEHPQLHRPTLQTAPLALQRRALRQFLARHLPEAPGFEPVEKLLALLGAPNRSQTDPFPGGAIARVAGDWIELVDPAKSAKK; encoded by the coding sequence ATGGCTCCTTCCCCTTGGACACCGCTTCATGCTCGGTTGCACCGGGGCATCCGGCAGCGGCAGTTGTTTTGCAGGGGCGATCGCCTCCTGGTGGCAGTGTCGGGCGGACAAGACTCGCTGTGTTTGGCGCAACTGCTGCTGGATTTGCAGCCCAAGTGGGGATGGGAACTGGCGATCGCCCATTGCAACCATCGCTGGCGACCGGATGCCGGGGCAAATGCCGACTACGTGCGATCGCTGGCAGAGTCCTGGGGCGTTCCGGTGTATGTGGAAACGGCAGCAGATATTCCGGCGAGCGAGGCGGCAGCGCGGGCGTGGCGCTATGAAGTGCTGGGGGCGATCGCCCGTGCCCACGGCTATTCCCGCGTTGCAACCGGCCACACGATGAGCGATCGCGCCGAAACGCTGCTGTATAATCTAGTGCGGGGCAGCGGAGCCGACGGGCTACAATCCCTTAGCTGGCTGCGCGACCTGTGCCCCAGCGTGGCGCTGGTGCGGCCGCTGCTGGATGTGCGCCGGGTCGAAACCGCCGAGTTTTGCCAGTCGCGGGGTTTGCGCGTGTGGGAAGACAGCACCAATCAGGATTTGCGCCATCCCCGCAACCGCATCCGCCAGGACATCTTGCCCGCCCTAAAAGCGCACTTGAATCCCCAGGCAGAGGCGGCCCTGGCCCACACCGCCGAACTGCTCCGCGCCGACGTGGATTACCTGGAATCTGCCGCTGCCGATCTGCTGCACCGGGCACTTCCGCCCGCCGCCCTGCCAGACGAGCATCCCCAACTCCATCGACCCACGCTGCAAACTGCGCCCCTCGCTCTCCAGCGCCGCGCCCTGCGCCAGTTTCTTGCCCGCCATCTGCCGGAAGCCCCCGGCTTTGAGCCAGTGGAAAAACTGCTGGCACTGCTCGGCGCACCCAACCGCAGCCAGACCGATCCGTTTCCGGGTGGGGCGATCGCCCGTGTCGCTGGAGACTGGATTGAACTTGTTGATCCTGCCAAAAGCGCAAAGAAATAA
- a CDS encoding KGK domain-containing protein: protein MNQLPTPLSDDEVIYVSVGRVLMSNPTFKVGEFLDALAQAVSEQQGDWSDECEDWFGDGARCEVLRFGNQGWQRGRVRIRLEFFPENQKLLQAERPRPERSAGPREKAVRPPRDEIYSRRDEVYEVYREDDY from the coding sequence ATGAATCAACTGCCAACGCCGCTGAGTGATGACGAAGTGATTTATGTCAGCGTAGGACGAGTGCTGATGAGCAATCCTACCTTTAAGGTGGGCGAATTTTTGGATGCGCTGGCGCAGGCGGTCAGCGAGCAGCAGGGCGATTGGTCGGATGAGTGTGAGGACTGGTTTGGCGATGGCGCTCGCTGCGAGGTGTTGCGGTTTGGCAACCAGGGCTGGCAGCGCGGGCGGGTTCGGATTCGGTTGGAGTTTTTCCCCGAAAACCAAAAGCTGCTCCAGGCAGAACGCCCCCGCCCGGAGCGCAGCGCTGGCCCGCGAGAAAAGGCAGTCCGTCCTCCCCGCGACGAAATCTACAGCCGTCGGGATGAGGTGTATGAGGTATACCGTGAGGACGATTATTAG
- the ccsB gene encoding c-type cytochrome biogenesis protein CcsB produces MNLVSLQGWLDNAAFAVLFVTMLAYWAGAAFPTVPYLQTAGTTGMAIANLCIAGLLGARWIEGGYFPLSNLYESLFFVAWGITTMHLLAENMSRSRLVGAVTAPVAMGIAAFAALSLPDAMQHSEPLVPALKSNWLMMHVSVMLLSYAALMVGALMAIAFLIVTRGQEVELRGQFCGHRGASGDARYRIKRAGQLVDTLEPRTASTGNTAVLETAPAVAAAPLSPQRLSLADTLDNISYRIIGLGFPLLTIGIIAGAVWANEAWGSYWSWDPKETWALITWLVFAAYLHARITRGWQGRRPAILAASGFLVVWVCYLGVNLLGKGLHSYGWFL; encoded by the coding sequence ATGAATCTGGTTTCACTCCAGGGCTGGCTGGATAATGCCGCCTTTGCGGTACTGTTTGTCACGATGCTAGCGTACTGGGCAGGCGCAGCGTTCCCCACCGTGCCCTACCTACAAACGGCCGGGACGACGGGCATGGCGATCGCCAATCTCTGCATTGCAGGGCTATTGGGCGCTCGCTGGATTGAGGGCGGCTACTTTCCCCTCAGCAATCTGTATGAATCGCTGTTTTTCGTCGCCTGGGGCATCACTACCATGCATCTGCTGGCAGAAAACATGAGCCGCAGCCGCCTAGTAGGTGCCGTCACCGCACCCGTGGCGATGGGCATCGCGGCCTTTGCGGCGCTGTCCCTGCCCGATGCGATGCAGCATTCCGAGCCGCTGGTGCCCGCGCTCAAGTCCAATTGGCTGATGATGCATGTCAGCGTCATGCTGCTGAGCTACGCCGCGCTGATGGTGGGGGCCCTGATGGCGATCGCCTTTTTGATTGTGACGCGGGGGCAGGAGGTCGAGTTACGCGGGCAGTTCTGTGGGCACAGGGGGGCTTCCGGGGATGCCCGCTATCGCATCAAGCGAGCAGGACAGCTGGTGGACACCCTGGAGCCACGCACCGCTAGCACCGGCAACACGGCTGTCTTGGAAACTGCGCCTGCCGTTGCCGCCGCGCCCTTGTCTCCCCAACGCCTCAGCCTAGCCGACACCCTCGACAATATCAGCTATCGCATCATTGGGCTGGGCTTCCCGCTGCTGACCATCGGCATCATCGCCGGAGCCGTCTGGGCCAACGAAGCCTGGGGTTCCTACTGGAGTTGGGACCCCAAAGAAACCTGGGCGCTGATTACTTGGCTGGTCTTTGCGGCCTATCTCCATGCCCGCATCACACGCGGCTGGCAGGGTCGTCGTCCGGCTATCCTGGCGGCATCGGGCTTTTTGGTGGTATGGGTGTGCTACCTCGGCGTGAACCTGCTGGGCAAGGGGCTACATAGCTACGGCTGGTTCCTGTAA
- a CDS encoding TldD/PmbA family protein, producing the protein MSIRLSDAQNLLSDLIARYSPRVDYLSIRLEESEATDILLRGGKVETLSEGIAVGGQVRACYQGGWGFASFNRLETLVERIEEAIAAARLVGDDETLLAPVDPVRDVRPLVLAGTDPRHVPLARKKELCSHYADILRSVDDRITTTSVRYGDSIQHMLLATSDGTLIEQSWADMEMRFAATARNGETVQTGRETTGSRKGYEDLENLDEQVRGAAQRAVNALSLPPVKGNTYTVVIDPILTGLFVHEAFGHLSEADMTYENPDLMEVMTLGRRFGSPELQIFDGAAPEGHRGSYAYDDEGVPATTTQLIQDGVLVGRLHSRETAGKLGEAATGNARCLDYHYPPIVRMTNTWIAPGATPVADLCTDIQEGVYARNWIGGMTNGEMFTFTAGEAWMIRNGQLAEPVRDVTLSGNVFTTLADIEAIADDFLWDESGGCGKGGQSGLPVGCGGPSLRIRNIVVGGEVPEE; encoded by the coding sequence ATGTCCATCCGTCTCTCCGATGCCCAAAACCTGCTGAGCGACCTTATCGCCCGTTACAGCCCCCGTGTGGACTATCTCTCGATTCGGCTAGAAGAATCAGAAGCCACCGACATTTTGCTGCGGGGCGGCAAGGTAGAAACCCTCAGCGAAGGGATTGCCGTAGGCGGCCAGGTACGGGCTTGCTATCAGGGTGGCTGGGGCTTTGCCAGTTTCAATCGGCTGGAAACGCTGGTGGAGCGAATTGAAGAGGCGATCGCCGCGGCTCGGCTGGTGGGGGATGACGAAACTCTGCTGGCCCCGGTTGATCCGGTTCGCGATGTCCGCCCCCTTGTGCTAGCAGGGACAGACCCTCGTCATGTCCCCCTAGCCCGCAAAAAGGAACTCTGTAGTCACTATGCTGACATTCTTCGCAGCGTGGATGATCGCATCACCACCACCTCTGTCCGCTATGGCGACAGCATCCAGCACATGCTGCTGGCCACCTCCGATGGCACGCTGATCGAGCAGTCCTGGGCAGATATGGAAATGCGCTTTGCCGCCACCGCTCGGAATGGGGAAACTGTGCAAACGGGGCGCGAGACCACGGGTTCGCGGAAGGGCTATGAAGACCTGGAAAACCTGGACGAGCAGGTGCGCGGCGCAGCGCAGCGGGCTGTCAATGCGCTCTCACTGCCGCCCGTCAAGGGCAATACCTACACCGTCGTCATTGACCCCATCCTGACCGGGCTGTTTGTGCATGAAGCCTTTGGTCACCTGTCGGAAGCTGACATGACCTATGAAAATCCCGACTTGATGGAAGTGATGACGCTGGGGCGACGGTTTGGCTCTCCAGAGCTGCAAATTTTTGACGGCGCGGCCCCGGAGGGACATCGTGGCAGCTATGCCTATGACGATGAAGGTGTGCCCGCCACCACAACGCAACTGATTCAGGACGGGGTACTGGTGGGGCGGCTCCATTCTCGCGAAACGGCGGGCAAACTGGGTGAAGCGGCTACTGGAAACGCCCGCTGTCTGGACTATCACTATCCGCCCATTGTCCGCATGACCAACACCTGGATTGCCCCTGGCGCTACGCCCGTTGCCGACCTCTGCACCGATATCCAGGAAGGGGTCTACGCCCGCAACTGGATTGGCGGCATGACCAACGGCGAAATGTTTACCTTTACGGCGGGCGAGGCCTGGATGATTCGCAATGGGCAACTGGCTGAACCCGTGCGCGATGTGACGCTATCGGGCAATGTGTTTACCACGCTGGCGGATATTGAGGCGATCGCCGATGATTTTCTCTGGGACGAGTCGGGCGGCTGCGGCAAGGGCGGCCAGAGCGGGCTACCCGTGGGCTGCGGCGGCCCCAGTCTCCGCATTCGCAATATCGTCGTCGGCGGCGAAGTGCCCGAAGAATAG